A single region of the Acipenser ruthenus chromosome 57, fAciRut3.2 maternal haplotype, whole genome shotgun sequence genome encodes:
- the LOC131696860 gene encoding E3 ubiquitin-protein ligase TRIM35-like, giving the protein MAANTSPLEADLSCAVCCEILKDPVTLHCNHSFCKACLDLCWKEKRARECPVCRKRTSMVEVPVDFKLRNIVESFLKERSQNPPAPTGILCSLHDEKLKLFCLDDEEAVCVVCQTSKKHENHKLRPVQEAAQDYKGELKTVLKPLRDKLKTFNKVKNECDKTAEHIKKQAQQTERQIKEEFEKLHQFLRDEEKARIAALRREEEQKGRIMKEKIEKLTREISSLSDTIRVIEEEMEAEDIFFLQKYKDTQRRAECTLQDPQCVSGALIDVAEHLGSLKYKVWEKMLGIVQYTPVTLDPNTAHPALILTEDLTSVRLSDEWQQLPDNPERFDTYACVLGSEGFTSGKHCWDVELGSNTYWYLGVTKESSQRKGRFTWNPEAGYWVIALDEGDQYWAGTSPWTQLTVEKKPQKIRVQLDCDGGEVAFFDSSDMRKPLYTFKHRFTERMFPYFWTHCSAPLRVCPVKTVIKVD; this is encoded by the exons ATGGCAGCAAACACTTCTCCTCTGGAGGCAGATCtttcctgtgctgtgtgctgtgagatACTCAAGGATCCTGTAACTCTTCATTGTAACCACAGCTTCTGTAAAGCATGTCTGGATCTGTGCTGGAAAGAGAAGAGAGCTCGGGAGTGTCCCGTGTGCAGGAAGAGGACTTCAATGGTGGAGGTTCCTGTGGATTTCAAGCTCAGGAATATTGTGGAGTCCTTCTTAAAAGAACGCAGTCAGAATCCTCCAGCACCTACTGGAATACTCTGCAGTCTGCATGATGAAAAACTGAAGCTGTTCTGTTTGGATGATGAAGAggctgtctgtgttgtgtgtcaaaCTTCAAAGAAACATGAGAATCACAAGCTCCGTCCTGTTCAGGAGGCTGCGCAGGATTATAAG GGAGAACTCAAGACTGTGCTGAAGCCCTTGAGGGACAAGCTGAAAAcctttaataaagttaaaaacgAGTGTGATAAAACAGCAGAGCACATCAAG AAACAAGCCCAGCAAACAGAGAGGCAGATAAAGGAGGAGTTTGAGAAACTTCACCAGTTTCTACGAGATGAAGAAAAGGCCAGGATAGCTGCACTGAGGAGGGAAGAGGAACAAAAGGGAAGAATCATGAAAGAGAAGATTGAAAAACTTACAAGAGAAATCTCATCCCTTTCAGACACAATCCGAGTGATAGAAGAGGAGATGGAAGCTGAAGACATCTTCTTCCTGCAG aagtacaaagacacacagagaag AGCCGAGTGCACACTGCAGGATCCACAGTGTGTTTCAGGAGCGCTGATAGATGTAGCCGAGCACCTGGGCTCTCTGAAGTACAAAGTGTGGGAGAAGATGCTGGGGATTGTTCAATACA CTCCAGTGACTCTGGATCCCAACACAGCACACCCTGCTCTGATACTGACTGAGGATCTAACAAGTGTGAGACTCAGCGATGAGTGGCAGCAGCTTCCTGACAACCCGGAGAGGTTTGATACGTATGCTTGTGTGCTGGGCTCTGAGGGGTTCACTTCAGGGAAACACTGCTGGGACGTGGAACTGGGAAGCAATACTTACTGGTATCTGGGTGTGACTAAAGAGTCCAGCCAGAGGAAAGGGAGATTCACCTGGAACCCAGAAGCAGGATACTGGGTTATAGCCCTGGATGAGGGGGATCAGTACTGGGCAGGGACCTCACCATGGACACAACTCACTGTGGAGAAGAAACCCCAGAAGATCAGAGTTCAGCTGGACTGTGACGGGGGGGAGGTGGCATTCTTTGACTCCAGTGATATGAGAAAACCTctctacacttttaaacacagatttacagAGAGaatgtttccatatttctggacTCACTGTTCTGCCCCTCTCAGAGTGTGCCCTGTGAAGACAGTTATAAAAGTGGACTAG